One genomic region from Amia ocellicauda isolate fAmiCal2 chromosome 4, fAmiCal2.hap1, whole genome shotgun sequence encodes:
- the LOC136747581 gene encoding L-lactate dehydrogenase B chain, translating to MATVRDRLLQEVNPGKAVEASAKVTIVGVGQVGMACATSILQSNVADCVVLIDVMKDKLKGEVMDLQHGSLFLKTARIVAAKDYSETANSKLCIITAGVRQKEGESRLALVQRNVDVFKHIIPDLAKYSPDAIILVVSNPVDILTYVAWKLSGFPSHRVIGSGTNLDSARFRFLMGEKLRINPSSVHGYIVGEHGDSSVPVWSGANVAGVSLQSVNPELETDEDTEGWKGIHKQVVDSAYEVIRLKGYTSWAIGLSVANLAHSILKNLRTVNPISTLVKDIHGIKEDVFLSLPCILGSSGVCGVMKQPLKATETKLLQHSADTLWNVQKDLKL from the exons ATGGCCACTGTTAGAGACAGACTTCTCCAGGAAGTCAACCCTGGAAAGGCTGTTGAAGCCAGCGCAAAGGTCACCATTGTCGGAGTCGGGCAAGTGGGCATGGCCTGTGCCACAAGCATTCTGCAATCA AATGTAGCAGATTGTGTTGTATTGATCGATGTGATGAAGGACAAGCTGAAGGGGGAAGTTATGGATCTGCAGCACGGAAGCCTGTTTCTGAAGACCGCCAGGATTGTGGCAGCTAAAG ATTATTCCGAAACCGCGAATTCGAAGCTGTGCATCATAACCGCCGGTGTCCGTCAGAAGGAGGGGGAGAGCCGACTGGCTCTGGTGCAGAGAAACGTCGATGTCTTCAAGCATATCATCCCAGATCTGGCCAAGTACAGTCCGGATGCAATTATTCTGGTGGTTTCAAATCCAG TCGACATCCTGACCTACGTGGCCTGGAAGCTGAGTGGATTCCCGAGTCACCGTGTCATCGGGAGCGGCACGAACCTGGACTCGGCCCGTTTCCGCTTCCTCATGGGCGAGAAGCTGCGCATAAACCCCAGCAGCGTCCACGGGTATATAGTGGGTGAACACGGAGACTCCAGTG TCCCTGTCTGGAGCGGAGCCAACGTCGCTGGAGTCAGCCTGCAGTCCGTTAATCCTGAGCTGGAGACTGATGAGGACACGGAAGGGTGGAAGGGGATACACAAACAAGTGGTAGACAG TGCGTACGAGGTGATCAGGCTGAAGGGATACACCTCCTGGGCCATCGGGCTCAGTGTGGCCAATCTGGCACATTCGATCCTGAAGAACCTCAGAACAGTCAACCCCATCTCAACGCTCGTCAAG GACATCCACGGGATCAAGGAGGATGTGTTCCTGAGCCTGCCGTGCATCCTGGGCTCCAGTGGGGTGTGTGGGGTGATGAAGCAGCCCCTAAAGGCGACCGAGACCAAGCTGCTCCAGCACAGCGCAGACACCCTCTGGAACGTCCAGAAGGATCTCAAACTCTGA